The following proteins come from a genomic window of Pichia kudriavzevii chromosome 1, complete sequence:
- a CDS encoding uncharacterized protein (PKUD0A11520; similar to Saccharomyces cerevisiae YNL103W (MET4); ancestral locus Anc_2.174) has product MSNHKPGLSGINHNQLSSHQNLDSLNITGISNNNNNDNNNNNNDNSSQVFTVMGNGIPVDDTPRELLEQLVYLDDFLQQTDTGSGQEADLDLSLFADEHFIFPDEDKPAQASSSDVSGKDNGKDHNGDKNHGRDSHRDDQKTNDNDSNRLTFNYVSFNHVTPENSSVPTPIPQTHYQNLSKRYNNTKQKFIYQESMSQHMSAIPSTINELLGKNTDNDNDAITRTGDDNHNKINKNNNNNNNNNNNNNNNSSNNISNNNINSRGNGISDNNHIISNNLDSAASSNLSNSSRSNTVVSQEARKIQVPQGAQNTLVAAGLSQTQIDALASLVAQHKPELGRSQSQKHQHPSPLQVQQTQYYSPSNTSQPSTPQTLQGLQAFPGASVSNTQIPQQQVQQHQLQSSLLAQLQPPQQQVNGLLVNLLAQTLANAINPINNIQQQQQQQQQQSLQTNVVGQLLSGILGAAQPQIQHFDESVLNQPQPQHSQQQQVHDLSFQQQQQQLTASTANNSIISSKKNPIMFKNSHLDIGKNSNVPVVRTSTSSIDSSDSPIKTEKRGHAHDNESPKPDKPENESSETRSVKGTASVRFRQKKKQKELEMEKDLHNAKEKITELQARIDKLEMENKILHNLVVEKREQRDMDEVERIRKKARLEVKK; this is encoded by the coding sequence ATGTCCAATCACAAACCAGGTCTTTCGGGGATAAACCATAACCAGTTGTCAAGCCACCAAAACCTTGACTCCCTTAATATCACTGGCATtagtaataacaataacaacgacaacaacaataacaacaacgATAACTCAAGTCAGGTATTTACAGTTATGGGTAATGGGATCCCTGTTGACGATACTCCAAGGGAGTTACTAGAACAGCTTGTTTACTTGGATGATTTCTTACAGCAAACAGACACTGGTTCCGGACAGGAAGCTGACTTGGACCTATCCTTATTTGCTGACGAgcattttatttttccagATGAGGACAAGCCTGCTCAAGCATCCTCTTCCGATGTGTCTGGTAAAGATAACGGTAAAGATCATAATGGTGATAAGAATCATGGACGTGATAGCCATAGAGACGATCAAAAAACCAATGATAATGATTCTAATAGGTTGACATTCAATTATGTGTCGTTCAACCATGTCACGCCAGAAAATTCGTCAGTACCCACTCCAATACCTCAAACTCACTACCaaaatctttcaaagagataTAATAACACCAAACAGAAGTTCATTTATCAAGAGTCAATGAGTCAACATATGTCTGCTATCCCTTCAACTATAAACGAACTATTAGGGAAGAACactgataatgataatgatgcCATTACCCGCACGGGTGATGACAACCACAACAAAATtaacaaaaacaacaacaacaacaacaacaacaacaacaataataataataatagcaGTAATAATATtagtaataataacatCAACAGCAGAGGTAATGGCATCAGTGACAATAACCACATTATTAGTAACAACTTGGATTCCGCTGCTTCTtccaatttatcaaattcgaGTAGATCAAACACTGTAGTAAGTCAAGAAGCTAGGAAAATCCAAGTACCACAAGGAGCTCAGAATACTTTGGTGGCAGCTGGTTTGTCCCAAACTCAAATTGATGCACTTGCTAGTTTAGTTGCTCAACACAAACCAGAATTAGGCAGATCTCAGTCTcagaaacatcaacatccatCTCCATTGCAAGTGCAGCAAACTCAGTACTATTCTCCTTCAAACACTTCTCAACCTAGTACCCCGCAGACACTTCAAGGATTGCAGGCGTTTCCAGGGGCAAGTGTATCAAATACACAAATaccacaacaacaagttcAGCAACATCAATTACAATCTAGTTTATTAGCGCAACTACAACCACCCCAGCAACAAGTTAATGGATTGTTGGTCAATTTATTAGCCCAAACATTGGCGAATGCGATTAATCCTATCAATAAtatccaacaacaacaacagcagcagcagcagcaaaGCCTGCAAACCAATGTAGTGGGACAGTTGCTCAGCGGTATCCTGGGCGCAGCACAACCACAAATACAACACTTCGACGAGTCTGTATTAAATcaaccacaaccacaacaTTCGCAGCAGCAACAGGTACATgatctttcttttcaacagcagcaacaacaacttaCAGCTTCTACTGCCAATAATTCAATTATATCCAGCAAAAAGAATCCGATAATGTTTAAAAATTCACATTTAGATATAGGGAAGAATTCTAATGTCCCAGTTGTTCGtacatcaacatcatcaatcGATTCAAGTGATTCACCaataaaaacagagaaGCGTGGTCATGCACACGACAACGAGTCACCGAAACCAGACAAACCCGAGAATGAGTCAAGCGAGACCAGATCTGTTAAAGGAACAGCATCTGTTAGGTTCagacaaaaaaagaaacagaaggAATTAGAGATGGAAAAAGATTTACATAATgcaaaggagaaaataaCAGAATTGCAGGCTCGCATTGACAAGcttgaaatggaaaacaaaattctACACAACCTAGTTGTTGAGAAGAGAGAACAAAGGGATATGGATGAGGTTGAAAGGATAAGAAAGAAGGCCAGACTGGAGGTCAAGAAATAA
- a CDS encoding uncharacterized protein (PKUD0A11530; similar to Saccharomyces cerevisiae YPR170W-B; ancestral locus Anc_7.526) translates to MKPVVSPGKAWFCTVISAFGVVILSVLAALFYVEHESMMGSITSPSDGKGVAKTITGAIILYAIFLVFCGLQVILIRKQDKIRLE, encoded by the exons ATGAAACCTGTGGTGTCG CCGGGAAAAGCATGGTTTTGTACAGTTATATCTGCATTTGGAGTTGTTATACTATCAGTTTTAGCGGCATTATTTTATGTTGAGCATGAATCGATGATGGGCTCAATTACCTCGCCAAGTGATGGTAAGGGAGTTGCAAAAACTATAACAGGAGCAATTATATTATACGCTATTTTCCTTGTATTTTGTGGTTTACAAGTCATATTAATTAGGAAACAGGATAAGATTAGACTGGAATGA